GAGGTAGGTCAGTAATTCGTCCACGCAGTGCTCGCGCAGCAGCGAGCCATTGAGCTTGAAGCCGGCTTCCACGTGAATTTCGTTGAGTTGACGTTGACCCAGGGCGCGCAGCAGCGCCGGCAGTTCGACCTTGCCGCTCGGATTGGGCAGGTCGAGCACTTCCACGCCAAGTTCGCGCAGACGTGCCGCACGCTCGGCGTCCCCATTCGCGCAGACGACGAGCGCATTGCCGTCCTTGAGCACCTTGGCGGACGGGGAGATGTCGAGCCGCGAGTCCACGACGATGCGCAGCGGCTGGCGCGTGGTCTGCACCTCGCGCACCGTGAGTGCCGGGTCGTCCTCGCGCACCGTGCCGATGCCGGTGAGGATCGCGCACGCGCGCGCGCGCCACGCGTGGCCGTCGGCGCGTGCCGCCGGTCCGGTAAGCCACTGGCTCGCGCCGTTGTGCAGCGCCGTCTTGCCGTCGAGGCTTGCGGCCACTTTCATGCGGACCCACGGCGTGCCGCGCGTCATGCGCGCGACGAAGCCGATGTTCTTCTCGCGCGCTTCCTGTTCCAGCAGACCGCAACGCACCTCGATGCCCGCTTCGCGCAGCATCGTGAGGCCGCGCCCGGCCACCAGCGGATTCGGATCTTCCATGGCGGCGATCACACGCTTCACGCCGGCTTCGATCAGGCCCTTCGCGCACGGCGGCGTGCGGCCGTAGTGGCTGCATGGCTCGAGCGTGACGTACGCGGTCGCGCCGCGCATCGTTTCGCCGCGTGCCCGGGCGTCCTTCATCGCCTGAACTTCGGCGTGATCCTGACCGGCGGGTTGCGTGAAGCCTTCGCCGATCACGCGTCCGTCCTGCACGATGACGCAGCCCACGCGCGGGTTCGGCGAGGTCGTGAACATCGCGCGCTCGGCCAGCGCCAGTGCGCGGCGCATGTAGGCAAAATCCTGGTCAGAGAACATGAGGCGTCAGATCATCAGCGGCCGGTCGGTCAAGGCATTGTCCGGCGCGGCGCCGGCGTGAGCCGGCAGGGATTCGCGCGCAATGCCGCGCAGGGTGTCGAGGGCCTCGAGCACGCTCTCGACATATCGTTCGTCACGGAAACCGGCGCTCATCTGCGCGACGACGGTGTCCCACTTGCGGGGGGCACCAGCGCATTGACGCCCTTGTCGGCGATCAGCTCGATATCGTGGTCGGCGATGTTGATATACAGCAGTATGCCCGTGCGCTCGCCGGTGTGCGCGACGCCGAGCTGGCGGAACAGGTGGACGGCGCGCTGGCGGCAGGTGTGCCCGTGCCAGACGGCCGCAAGCGGCATGGCGGCTTCAATCACCAGACGGATCTCGCAGCGGTGCTCGCTTTCCGACGCGCGGATGGCCGCTTCGAGCGCATCGAGCGCCTTGTCGGGGAAGAGCCAGCGGGCGTGGGCGCGCCACGTGCCGAAATGGCGTAGCCAGCGCGAGACGTCGTGCGGCCTGTGCTGCATCGTGATTTCCTCGTGTGCCATCGCCATCACCAGTTCCCCGACGAGCCGCCGCCGTCGAAGCCGCCACCACCACCGCCGCCGAAGCCTCCACTGCCGCCACCACCACCGAAGCCGCCGTCGCCACCGCCGCGTCCCCAGCCGCCGAAGCCACCGAGGCCGCCGCCCAGTCCCGCTCCGAAGCCGCCTGCACCGATGCGTCCGCGCTGACCGGTGAGTACGCGCGAGCGCGGGTCGTTCGGTTCCCCGCCGGGCAGTCCGGGGCCGCGGAAGTGCCGACGGCTTTCCATGAGCACCACCATGGCGATGATGAAGACGATGAAGAGCAACGGCAGGAAGTCGGACAGATCGGAGTGCGGTGCGCGCGTCGACGGCAGGTTCGGCGCCGGCAGCGCTTCGTTGTTCATTGCCGCTTCCACGGCCGCCACCCCGGCGGCGAGGCCGCCGAAGAAGTCGCCGCTGCGGAAGTACGGCGCCATCACGTCGCGCAGGATGCGGCCGGCGATCGCGTCGGTGAGCGAGCCTTGCACGCCACGCCCGACCTCGATGCGCATCTTGCGCAGGTCGTTCGGATTGTGCTTCGCGATGAGCATGATGACGCCATCGTCCACGCCCTTGCGTCCAGCCTTCCACACGTCGGCCACGCGGATGCTGTATTGGTCGATGGTCTCGGGCGCCGTCGTCGGCACCATCAGGATGAAGATCTGACTGCCGCGCTGCTGCTCGTACTGCGCCAGTTGAGTCTCGAGCGCGTTGCGCTGCTCGGGCGTGAGCGTGCCGGTCAGATCGGTGACGCGAGCGGTGAGGGCGGGCACGGCCACCAGTTCCTCGGCGCCGGCAGGCAGCGCCAGCCAGCACAGGCCCGCCAGCAGCAGGGCGTAGAACGCCCAAAGCGGTGCTCGCAGCGGTGCCCACGGTGGCACTTTGGGCGCGAGCCGCGAGCGTGACGTCGGCAACGATGGCGAGGACAGTGGAACGGCGGCCATGGCGCGATCCTCAGAACTTGACCGCCGGCGCCGTCGAGATGGCCTTCTCGTTCTCGACCGTGAAATTCGGCTTCGGCCCGTAGCCGAACATCTTGGCGGTCAGGTTGTTCGGAAACTGACGCACGTACACGTTGTAATCCTGCACCGACTGGATGAAGCGATTGCGCGCCACCGTGATGCGGTTTTCCGTGCCTTCGAGTTGCGATTGCAGGTCCCGGAACAGACCGTCGGCCTTCAGGTTCGGGTAGTTCTCCGACACGGCCATCAGGCGCGAGAGCGCGCCCGAGAGTTCGCCCTGGGCTTGCTGGAATTTCTTGAACGCCTTGGGATCGTTGAGCGTTTCCGGCGTCACCGTGATGCTCGTCGCCTTGGCGCGGGCGTTGATCACGTCGGTGAGCGTCGTCTGCTCATGCGAGGCGTAGCCCTTGACGGTGTTCACCAGGTTCGGCACCAGATCCGCGCGGCGCTGATACTGGTTGACGACTTCGCTCCATGCGGCCTTGACGGCTTCGTCCTTGACCTGGATTTCGTTGTACCCGCACGCGGAGAGCAGCGACGCGAGAAGTCCCGTGGCCAGCCAGCGCAGGATGGACTGACGCAGGCGGGTCGGCAGCAGCATTTGCATGATGAGTTTCCTTGTTATGGTCGAACGAAATTACCGGTAGCGTGAACGAGAGTCCGCCGTGCGTGCGTGTCGCTCATGCGAGCGTCCGGAAGGCGTCGCGCGCGGCTTCGAGGGTCGCGTCGAGGACCGTGTCGTCGTGCGTCGCCGAAACGAAGCCCGCTTCGAACGCGCTCGGCGCGAGGTAGACGCCGCGATCGAGCATCGCATGGAAAAACTTGTTGAAACGCGCCACGTCGGCGGTAGTGACTTCGGCGAAGCTCTGCGGCACGTTGGCACGGAAGTACAGGCCGAACATGCCGCCGACGCTGTCGCCCGAGAACGGCACGCCCGCGGCTTGTGCCGCTTCGACGAGCCCCGTCACGAGCTTCGAGGTGCGTCTGGCCAGTTCCTCGTAGAAGCCGGGCGCCTGGATCAGCTTGAGCGTCGCGAGGCCCGCGGCGACCGCGAGCGGGTTGCCCGAGAGCGTACCGGCCTGGTAGACGCCGCCCAGCGGCGCGAGATGCGACATGATGTCGCGGCGTCCGCCGAAGGCCGCCGCGGGCATGCCGCCGCCGATGACCTTGCCCAGACACGTGAGGTCGGCCGTAATGCCGTAGAGCGCTTGCGCGCCGCCCAGCCCCACGCGGAAACCGCACATGACTTCGTCGAAGATCAGCACGGCGCCGTGGGCCGTGCACAGTTCGCGCAGCGTCTGCAGGAAGTTGCGCGAGCCGCGCACGAGATTCATGTTGCCGGCCACCGGCTCGACGATCACGGCTGCGATTTCGCCGCCCTGGCCGGCAAAGAGCTCACGGAGCTGGTCGACGTTGTTGTACTCGAGCACGAGCGTGTCGCGCGTGACTTCGGGGGGCACGCCGGCCGAAGACGGTGCGTTGCGCGTGGAGTCGGCGAAGGTCAGCAGGCCCGAGCCCGCCTTGACGAGCAGGCTGTCGGCGTGGCCGTGATAGCAGCCCTCGAACTTCACGATCTTGTTGCGACCGGTGAAGCCGCGTGCGAGACGCAGCGCGCTCATCGTCGCCTCGGTGCCGGACGACACCAGGCGCACCTGC
The Pandoraea pulmonicola DNA segment above includes these coding regions:
- the ribD gene encoding bifunctional diaminohydroxyphosphoribosylaminopyrimidine deaminase/5-amino-6-(5-phosphoribosylamino)uracil reductase RibD, which translates into the protein MFSDQDFAYMRRALALAERAMFTTSPNPRVGCVIVQDGRVIGEGFTQPAGQDHAEVQAMKDARARGETMRGATAYVTLEPCSHYGRTPPCAKGLIEAGVKRVIAAMEDPNPLVAGRGLTMLREAGIEVRCGLLEQEAREKNIGFVARMTRGTPWVRMKVAASLDGKTALHNGASQWLTGPAARADGHAWRARACAILTGIGTVREDDPALTVREVQTTRQPLRIVVDSRLDISPSAKVLKDGNALVVCANGDAERAARLRELGVEVLDLPNPSGKVELPALLRALGQRQLNEIHVEAGFKLNGSLLREHCVDELLTYLAPCIVGDAQGMFNLPALTSLDDKLALTFTDVRMIEDDLRILARLRHR
- a CDS encoding TPM domain-containing protein, with the translated sequence MAHEEITMQHRPHDVSRWLRHFGTWRAHARWLFPDKALDALEAAIRASESEHRCEIRLVIEAAMPLAAVWHGHTCRQRAVHLFRQLGVAHTGERTGILLYINIADHDIELIADKGVNALVPPASGTPSSRR
- a CDS encoding TPM domain-containing protein, encoding MAAVPLSSPSLPTSRSRLAPKVPPWAPLRAPLWAFYALLLAGLCWLALPAGAEELVAVPALTARVTDLTGTLTPEQRNALETQLAQYEQQRGSQIFILMVPTTAPETIDQYSIRVADVWKAGRKGVDDGVIMLIAKHNPNDLRKMRIEVGRGVQGSLTDAIAGRILRDVMAPYFRSGDFFGGLAAGVAAVEAAMNNEALPAPNLPSTRAPHSDLSDFLPLLFIVFIIAMVVLMESRRHFRGPGLPGGEPNDPRSRVLTGQRGRIGAGGFGAGLGGGLGGFGGWGRGGGDGGFGGGGGSGGFGGGGGGGFDGGGSSGNW
- a CDS encoding LemA family protein → MQMLLPTRLRQSILRWLATGLLASLLSACGYNEIQVKDEAVKAAWSEVVNQYQRRADLVPNLVNTVKGYASHEQTTLTDVINARAKATSITVTPETLNDPKAFKKFQQAQGELSGALSRLMAVSENYPNLKADGLFRDLQSQLEGTENRITVARNRFIQSVQDYNVYVRQFPNNLTAKMFGYGPKPNFTVENEKAISTAPAVKF
- the hemL gene encoding glutamate-1-semialdehyde 2,1-aminomutase, which gives rise to MSEHTTNAALFERAQQTIPGGVNSPVRAFRSVGGTPRFIARAQGPYMWDAEGTRYIDYIGSWGPMIVGHLHPEVVAAVQRAMSQGFSFGAPTEAEVVMAEEICRLVPSIEQVRLVSSGTEATMSALRLARGFTGRNKIVKFEGCYHGHADSLLVKAGSGLLTFADSTRNAPSSAGVPPEVTRDTLVLEYNNVDQLRELFAGQGGEIAAVIVEPVAGNMNLVRGSRNFLQTLRELCTAHGAVLIFDEVMCGFRVGLGGAQALYGITADLTCLGKVIGGGMPAAAFGGRRDIMSHLAPLGGVYQAGTLSGNPLAVAAGLATLKLIQAPGFYEELARRTSKLVTGLVEAAQAAGVPFSGDSVGGMFGLYFRANVPQSFAEVTTADVARFNKFFHAMLDRGVYLAPSAFEAGFVSATHDDTVLDATLEAARDAFRTLA